Below is a window of Chiloscyllium punctatum isolate Juve2018m chromosome 49, sChiPun1.3, whole genome shotgun sequence DNA.
taaccttgctaaccagtctcccatggggaatcttgttgaatgcctttgaAGTCCATTTAGGTCATGTCCATTACTCAttaatcctctgttacttcttcaaaaaaactcaatcaagttcatgagatatgatttcctacatacaaagccacattgactatccctaatcagtctttgcctttccaaatacatgtatatcctgtccctcaggattccctccaacaacttgcccaccaccgacatcaggctcactggtctatagttccctagcttttccttatcacctttcttaaatagtggcaccacgttagccagtcttctggcaccccacctgatacacatatctcagcaagggacccagcaatcactttcctaacttcccacagatttctaggttacgtcctggggatttagccacctttatgcgttttaagacatcaAGCACCacgtcctctgtaatatggacatttttcaagatgtcaccatctatttccctgtattctgtatcttccatgtccttctccacagtaaatactgatgcaaaatactcatttagtatctcccccatcttccaactcctatagtcaatacactgaccaataattccacacataggctgtcttgctgatctttgaggggccctattctctttctagttaccctttttccttaatgtatttgtggaaTCCctatggattctccttaaccctatttgccaaagctatctcatgtcccctttttgtcctcctgatatccctcttctactgcctttatactcttctgaggattcatttgatctctgctgtctatactggacgtatgcttccttctttttcttgaccaaaacctcaatttctcttgtcatccagcattccctacaccaatagccttgcctttcactgtaacaggaacatgctgtctcTGGACTCCATTATCTCATtcttgaaggtttcccatttacCAGCCGTCCCTTTCCCTCCCGAATCAATTCTGGAAAATTCTTacctaatgccatcaaaattgaccttcgtccaatttagaactttaaacTTGCTTAACAAACTCAAGAAACAAACAGAAAACTGCTGCCTGTAATGAGGTTAGAGACAAAAAGAAAGAGGcagaagtggggactgcagatgctggagattagagtctagattagagtggtgctggaaacgcacagcaggtcaggcagcatccgaggagcaggaaaatcgatgtttcgggcaaaaggacttcccgatgaagggcttttgcccaaaatgtcgactttcctgctcctcagatgctgcctgacctgctgtgtttttctagcaccactctaatcttgataaaAATAAACCTGCAGATGCTacaatccaaggtagacaggcaggaggctgggcaaacacagcaagccaggcagcatcaggaggggacGAAGTCCTAGAaaagggttatacccgaaacattggcttttccccctcctgatgctggctGACTTGCTCTGTTCCTCAAGAGACAtcaaaattgcagatgctgaaatccaagATGGACAAGAAGGAAGCTGGGAGGactcagcaagccaggcagcatcaggaagggggagaggtcctggagaagggttatacccgaaacacTGGCTTTTCCCCCCCTTCgaatgttgcctggcttgctgtgttctcccagctccTGCTAGTGGAGTCTATAATGAGGTAGCTGTGATCACGAACTTCTGCCCTCGCCAAACCCTGAAACAAGACACTTACAATGGAGAAAGGACAGGGTGCAGGCTGGTGTTGCTGATGCTGGTAGAAGAATGGCTCTGGTACCCCAGGCTGGTACCTGACAGGTAACTGTCCAGGGATGGAGCTTCCATACGATGGGTAAAGAAGGTGAACGCTCTTTGGATCTGGTGGTGAATAGGGAGGAGGCTCCCCTATGTAGGCTCGATTGGTATAGCCCAGTGTGGTCACAGTTTGGTCACTTGTACCTTTTGGTTGAAGCACCAGGCTGACACCTTGATGGTGTCTTTCAGTGTTTTCTGTCAAGGGATTTTCATTTCTCTGAACGTCTGGGGGCTCTACTCGGAGTTCAGTTGAGTGCGTGCGCTCTGTCTGATCTGCAATCTCCAACGTCCTCTCCTCTGTGTTCTGACGGTCTTTCATTCCCTCCTGATCTCGGAGTCCGTCCTCTCTCCCTGTTGTATCTAAAAGAACCCGCGATTATTAGAAAGAGCAACAGGACTTACATTTATGCAGCACCTTTCAGCACATCCCAGTGTATGGGGAAGGTGAGAGCGTAGCTGTATTATCTCTAGGTTAATAATCCAGTAACCCAGGTAGATAtctggggatccaggttcaaaccctgccacggcagatgctggagtttgAACTTAATTCAAAGACTGGAATTAAGAGCTCAGCAATCACCAtggaactgcagtggttcaagacaaCAGCTCTCCATCACCTACTCAAGGGGCAACAAGAGATGGGTGAAAAAAAGTTGTGCCCAGCcagagacatccacatcccatgaattattTCGACACATTCAGATAGTCTGCCTAAAACAATGAACATACACTCTCAGAGCAACACCAGATCAGATTAAAAGAAACAAGACTGTCAGAGAATTTCATTCCAATCCTCCAAGGTCTATGCATTTCTCCAATTCCAGCACCTTGACCATCCATGATTCTGTCCCTCTGCCAAGCATAGCTTCACTACCGGTATCTCCCCAAAAACCCAAAGGCAGAGGGTTTTCactaaatgatctggaggaggccaaggccGCTGGACCATTAGCTGAAGAGTTAATGTTTGCAGGGACATGAATAAAGAGGTAGGGTATGGGACAGGGTGAACTCTTGCACCAAAACACTTGGGccaacacagacacaatgggccaaaaggGCAAGCACAGataagatgggccaaatgggccaACCAGATATGACAGGCCAAGTAAGAATTCCATATAAACCTCATGTCATTGGTGATACCAAAGAGCTCTCACAAATGATTTACATTCAAGATTAATTTACAATATTTCATTGAATTGCATCAAAGTTTGCGGAAAACTCACAACAGACTCCGGAAAACCAATGGGGAGTTTGGATTTCTCTAATCCTTCAAACTGTTCCATTCAGTTCCAGCCCTAAATCTTAACCCCACCCCCACGTTCCTCAAaggcggtggtgagctgccttcatgaaccacTGCAGGGCAGGTAGAAAAGGTGTTAAGGAGGAAGATGGGATACATGCCTTTTTATCAGCTAAGGCATTGAATACAAGGTTAAAaaataaaatcacacaacactaggttttgtccaacaggtttaattgaagtactagctttcacagcgctgttcctttatcaggtagctagtggtgCAAGAtcatatgacacagaatttataggaaacatttatagcaaacattctgtgtcatatgatcctgccccacttgctacctgatgaaggagcgctggtccgaaagctagtattttcaaatcaacctgttggactataacctggcgttgagagatttttaacttcatccacctcagtccaacaccagcacctctgattcaTTGAATACAAGTGCGTGGGGGTCATGTTGGAGGTGTGTATAAGTTAGGCTAccactggaatactgtgtggagttctggtcaccacactgccTTCATTGTTTGGattttgagtattggagttggaacgtcatgttgaggttgtacaggacattggtgaggcttcgTCTGGAATACCGTactcagttctggtcactgtgtTATAGGaatatattattaagctggagagggttcagaagaggatTACCAGGATGTGGCCAGCAATGGAGcatttgagttataagaagaggctgcataggctgggaactttctcattggagcataggagattgagaggtgaccttattgagatttagaaaataatgaagggtatagatgATGGAAATGGCAGGtgccttttccctcagatgggggAATTTCAAGTCGAGgaagcatatttttaaagtgagaagagaatTATTTCAAAAAAAGACTTGAGGGGCAATTTATTTTACcacagagtggtttgtgtatggagtgaactgccagaggaagtggtggatgcaggtacgacatttaaaagacaatacATTGAAGTACattaataggaaatgtttggagtgatatgggtgaggagcaggctggtgggactagtttagtttggaattatggttggcatggactggttggaccgaagtgtctgtttccgtgctgtatgactccatgtctCGATGACACATTATTGgatggatgtgattgtactgagcGGGTGCAGTgcagatttcccaggatgctgcctggacagtAGGGATAACTCTATGGAGAAAGGTTAGAGAGGCTGTGGTTGTTTTCCTCAGAGTAGCAAAGGGTCAGAGAGGACCTGATAGAGGTGCAGATAGGAAGGCTCTCTCTCCAATAAccggggacatagatttaaggaagGAAGCAGAAGGTTAAGAAGAAGGCTGAAGAGAatctttttcattcagaggataGTGAGAGTCTGGAACTCGCTGCCTGAAAGGGTGATCGAGTCAGAAACCCTCACAACACTAAAGCAGCGTTTAGACACTCACTTGCATTGCCATAGCCTCCAGGACTTTGggtccagagttgaaaaatggaATTAGTGTGGTCAGATCTTTGTTGACAAGCAGTGATCAGATGgatcgaatggcctccttctgtgctgcagtCTACATAGGAACAGCCCACAGTgctgtgagggagggaattccaggatttttacccgGTGAAGGAATGGCGAAATATTTCTAAGTGAAGCTGTTGAGTagcatggaggggaacttgcatggggtggtgttcccatgtgtctgctgcccttgtccttccaggtgacACCGGTCGCGGGATTTGGAAAGTGTTATCAGAGGGAGATAGTTCAGGACTTGGGCTTCCTCCCagttaaataaaaaaaattgtcacTTGTGTTTCTTGTGTCAAACTGAAAAGGACACAATAACAGGCTGACCCAGTTTGAGGTTAATAGCTCAGTCCCATGCAGACCGGCAGACTTACAATGAATTCCTCTTGCCCATCTCTAAGCAATGATATCCTTGCTTTAAATTCCTCCAGTCTCTATCTCGCCCCGAGGGAAAAACTATTGAAAGGACATTGAATGGCTTCACAATGCTGTGAGGTACCTGATCAGTACGTAAACCTGGTAATTAATACTTTACTGAAACCGACTAAAGAAAAAAACTTACAGATGAAAAACACCAACGTGAATACTGACATTTACAAAGTTCCAGACATCTTGCAACAAACAAAACAACTGAAATACCTGATGCCATTGtcgctgcttttctctctctgtctgtctgccccCTCCTGAGCTGGTTTAATGTTTCCTGTGACCAAGGCAGGGAAGAGGAAAACCAAGAAGCTGCTGGTGCTGCCCATGCGATGGGATTAATAAGTCACAGAGTTAGTGTTTGCAGAGCAGTGTGCAAACAGGTTTTAACATATAGATATGTTTGAAAAAACCCCCAGGGCCAGCTAGGAGGCAGCCAAGAACAGGGGCCAAGGGAGGGCTGGAGGTTAAAAGCTGGGGAAGGTGATGTCTGGTACCGGTCAGTGCTGTCCTGCCTCACCCTGGCACAAAGTccctccacacgcacacacacacgatgaATTATTCAGAAGGAGATAAGCGTGTTATCTAAACACAGAGAGTACATCCACCTTTGAGCAAATGGTTACCACTCAAAATGTACTTTTTTATCCACCCACATGCGATACATTGCAAACTTTTATATTGTTCTTCCTGGGATCTGTACAATTCAAATATAAATCGATGTTGATTAATAATTTAAAACCTCCAGCTCATTAGTGGAAGAGGACTCACCTCAAACTCCTTTGTGCATTTCTATAGCATTCTTCACAACGTGGAGGATCTGAGCTCTGAGTTGGGAGAGCAATAGATGCAGGAAACCACACAATCTTTCAAAAGTAAATGGGTGAGCACTTGAAATAAGACATT
It encodes the following:
- the LOC140469426 gene encoding proline rich transmembrane protein 1B produces the protein MASDTTGREDGLRDQEGMKDRQNTEERTLEIADQTERTHSTELRVEPPDVQRNENPLTENTERHHQGVSLVLQPKGTSDQTVTTLGYTNRAYIGEPPPYSPPDPKSVHLLYPSYGSSIPGQLPVRYQPGVPEPFFYQHQQHQPAPCPFSIYNYPLPGVHHEQRPPPKDYMLESVLVTVFCCLLSGILAIIFSHETRLAIQRGDYHHAESTSRKVRGLVLFSLLFGVFVSVAWVIYVIVALYFV